The genomic window TAAGATGTCATTATGTGTAGCAACGAACCGGATCACTGGTAGAGTTCCACTCCAACCTggcattctcctcctcttcctcgtcctcgtcaggATTGATAGGCTCCCACTGCCGGTCATCGTCCAGCTCATGGGGCGCCGGTCCCATGAACAGGGAGTCCTCCGACTGTGCCGTCCCCGGGGGTGGCTGCTGTGGCGGGCGGAGGTGAAATGCCggtggagggcgaggccTCGACGATGTTGGATTTTGTGGCTGTTGTGGCGGTTGGGCCACGGTTTGCGGGGTTGGATCTGGCAGAGCTTGCTGGCAGGCACTATTGGACATTGAACTAGCTCTGTGTGATGCCGCGTCAAGCTCTGGCCTGGGAGTCTTTGCAGAGGCATTTGGCCGGGCGGTCTTTTGCCTTGGTTCTCTGGCATCTTTCTCGCCAACAGTCATCAAGATAAACTCGCACAGGATGCCATCAGCTGCGTAGTATAACTTCATGGGACGGCCTGGGTTGCTGTAGCTTGTGGCTAGCTCTCCGCTGGTAATCTGAGCATGCTGGAGGATGGCGCGAAAGTCCTTGACGCTGATAATGATGTGGAGTTTGTCCTCGACCTGGACATTGTCGAACTCGTCCATCTCGACCGCGATGTTGGTGTGAAGGGGCTTTTTGAGGACGGTCTCGCTGTTAGCGCCGCCCCGTTTCTGGACCTTTTCGGTGAAGCATGTAAAGTTGACGAGGTTGCTATCCTCATCtgtgttgatgtcgaggagctcaaTACCTGGTCCGAAATGGTCCATGAGCTGGCGAAGTGTTTTGGAAGAGATGGCCCATTGGTTTCGTGCCTCTTGCTTGTTGAACTTTGCGTGGGTGGGTGCTTTGACTTCGTATGGGAGAATATGCGAGGCAGTGATCCCGTTCCTAAAAGAAACCCTAGCAACAAGACGGCTTTTCTTGCCAACGCCATCGTCAATGGCTACGTCGCAGCGTTCAATGGAGGCGTCTCTCCCGTAGGCAGTCTCGCCGCCACCCTGCCGCGTTCTAAAGATGGCGAGTAGGGACTTGATGTAGAGCTGGCATGAGAACTTCTCGCGGTACTGGGGGCTTCCCTCGAATTTGTACccggagaagaagcgggTTGCGGCGAAGGAATAGCAAACATAAGCCGATTTGGAGATGTTCAGTGTTGTTAACATAAGCTGCAGGCAAACCTGTTAATGCAACCCCTCGTCTTCCAAGCAGGCAGAACACCAAACCTTTTCCTTCCTGGCCTCGAGACAGACCTCGTCACTGAACTTGAACATACATGCCAATGCATCGTGGAGCACGGCCACGCCATCTTCACTCAGAGTGAAGTtgagcaccaccatcttgcctttgaggtgttgaggatgatgaagactgAATAAAGTTGGTGGACAAGCTCCAAGACAGGCATTGATGTGCGATTGGTGGGGTTACCTAAACAATTCTCACTAAAGGAAGGCGCCAGTTAGCGCAAAAGTCCCTGAAAGTTAGTGCCCGAGGCACGTGTCCCGCGACGCGTTCTCGACATGGTGCCTTCAGCCTCATCAGTTCCAACTACTTTCAAAATTCATTGTTCAACCCCAGACTCAATGGTGACCACGATACCACCTAGGCCAGTCTTCCCTCGGGACAtctggttgatggtggtcgAGGAACTGGCGGCAGACTGTGATTTTGGGACGCTTTATACTTGTGCTCGTATTGATCGAGGTCTGGCACG from Podospora pseudoanserina strain CBS 124.78 chromosome 7 map unlocalized CBS124.78p_7.2, whole genome shotgun sequence includes these protein-coding regions:
- a CDS encoding uncharacterized protein (COG:D; COG:L; EggNog:ENOG503NXMJ), which produces MVVLNFTLSEDGVAVLHDALACMFKFSDEVCLEARKEKLMLTTLNISKSAYVCYSFAATRFFSGYKFEGSPQYREKFSCQLYIKSLLAIFRTRQGGGETAYGRDASIERCDVAIDDGVGKKSRLVARVSFRNGITASHILPYEVKAPTHAKFNKQEARNQWAISSKTLRQLMDHFGPGIELLDINTDEDSNLVNFTCFTEKVQKRGGANSETVLKKPLHTNIAVEMDEFDNVQVEDKLHIIISVKDFRAILQHAQITSGELATSYSNPGRPMKLYYAADGILCEFILMTVGEKDAREPRQKTARPNASAKTPRPELDAASHRASSMSNSACQQALPDPTPQTVAQPPQQPQNPTSSRPRPPPAFHLRPPQQPPPGTAQSEDSLFMGPAPHELDDDRQWEPINPDEDEEEEENARLEWNSTSDPNISTLRISSYLQKSSTSTEDTPSDRLVSGLDPTQRLSQVRRFGLFTD